From a single Labrenzia sp. PHM005 genomic region:
- a CDS encoding type II and III secretion system protein family protein, with product MTKFIPKIRFRQNGNTLKQGALFLGALAATAFFAEPQNVQAQEVFPSQVHIAAGERASGRILNVGIGRSVVINLAEDAADVLISNPEIADAVLRTPRRIFVLGNTAGQSRLVLFGRSGRELASFSIRVEKDTSDITRIIRRLVPGANVSAESINGNIVLSGTAKSTIEAQQAADIAAKFQGAEGAAGIVNLISVSGSDQVHLKVTVAEVERSIIKQLGVRFSGSISAGNYNPFGDSLPSFNVNPSIVNQATAGVTFATGATSLTAQVDALQRDGVIRTLAEPTLTAISGENASFLAGGEFPIPIAQEDNKISVEFKKFGVGLDFTPVVLSGGRISLRVKTEVSELSNEGAVSAGGITISALKVRRAESTMELPSGGTLVMAGLLKESYQQAIEGVPGLMQLPVIGALFKSRDFLKQQTELAVFVTPYAVRPVAAQKMVRPDKNLFAPSDAETVFLNRLNKIFNPAGQQAEGTYHGQVGFIYK from the coding sequence ATGACAAAATTCATTCCAAAAATCCGCTTTCGCCAGAACGGCAATACGCTCAAGCAAGGAGCATTGTTTCTAGGGGCGCTCGCGGCGACCGCCTTCTTCGCTGAACCGCAAAACGTCCAGGCTCAAGAGGTGTTTCCAAGCCAAGTGCACATTGCTGCTGGAGAACGGGCCAGTGGCCGGATACTGAATGTTGGCATTGGCCGCTCAGTCGTCATCAATTTGGCTGAAGATGCCGCAGATGTTTTGATTTCCAATCCGGAGATTGCGGACGCTGTCTTAAGAACACCGCGTCGGATTTTCGTCCTCGGCAACACAGCCGGCCAATCCCGGTTGGTGCTTTTTGGCCGCAGTGGCCGTGAATTGGCCAGTTTTAGCATTCGTGTTGAAAAGGATACATCCGATATCACTCGGATCATTCGAAGACTTGTTCCAGGAGCAAATGTTTCGGCTGAGTCCATCAACGGCAATATCGTATTGTCCGGAACTGCCAAAAGCACGATCGAAGCACAGCAAGCGGCCGATATAGCTGCAAAATTTCAGGGCGCCGAGGGCGCCGCAGGAATCGTTAATCTAATATCCGTATCCGGCTCCGATCAGGTGCACTTGAAAGTCACTGTTGCTGAAGTCGAGCGCTCCATTATCAAGCAGCTGGGTGTCCGGTTTAGTGGAAGCATATCAGCTGGCAACTACAATCCGTTCGGCGATAGCTTACCGTCTTTCAATGTGAACCCGTCTATCGTCAATCAGGCGACCGCAGGTGTCACTTTCGCAACCGGTGCAACGTCGCTCACTGCACAGGTAGACGCTCTGCAGCGGGACGGTGTTATCCGGACGCTTGCTGAACCCACTTTGACGGCAATATCCGGCGAAAACGCCAGCTTCCTGGCCGGTGGTGAGTTTCCAATTCCGATAGCCCAAGAAGACAACAAGATCTCGGTCGAGTTCAAGAAGTTTGGTGTTGGGTTGGACTTTACACCTGTGGTCTTGTCCGGCGGCCGGATCAGCCTGCGCGTTAAGACCGAAGTCAGCGAATTGTCCAATGAAGGGGCTGTATCAGCAGGTGGTATTACAATTTCGGCTTTGAAAGTTCGGCGGGCCGAATCGACGATGGAGCTGCCCTCTGGAGGGACGCTTGTTATGGCCGGTTTGTTGAAGGAATCCTACCAGCAGGCAATTGAAGGGGTTCCTGGGCTGATGCAGTTACCAGTCATTGGCGCATTGTTTAAGAGCCGGGATTTTTTGAAGCAGCAAACAGAACTGGCGGTCTTTGTCACACCATATGCTGTCCGCCCAGTTGCGGCACAAAAGATGGTTCGGCCGGACAAAAACCTGTTTGCCCCATCAGATGCGGAAACCGTGTTCTTGAACCGGTTGAACAAGATATTCAACCCAGCCGGACAGCAGGCGGAAGGCACTTACCATGGCCAAGTTGGCTTCATCTACAAGTGA
- the cpaB gene encoding Flp pilus assembly protein CpaB, which translates to MKLARLLVLAVAVAAGILAFRMVMMSGGPSEQVAEAPQPVKQAQEQVLTAANDILLGGKLSAEDMVWTDWPEEAVPIGAVTKKAKPEAHEDLHGQIAKTRIYKGEPIRPERLINTDKGFMSALLPKGKRAIAVAVEAETTAGGFILPGDKVDLILTRRSDEGAMSETILENIRVLAIDTTTAGEQDQKNLSPKRTATLELTLGQSEIVAQSQQVGTIALALRSAQDSADDAEPTETRRGVSFVKYGITSQAGVK; encoded by the coding sequence ATGAAATTAGCACGCCTTCTTGTCTTGGCTGTAGCCGTGGCTGCCGGAATCTTGGCATTCCGGATGGTGATGATGTCTGGCGGGCCTTCTGAACAGGTCGCCGAGGCGCCGCAACCGGTCAAACAGGCTCAAGAGCAAGTGCTTACTGCGGCAAATGATATCCTGCTGGGTGGAAAATTGTCTGCTGAGGATATGGTCTGGACGGATTGGCCGGAAGAAGCAGTTCCGATTGGTGCTGTTACTAAAAAGGCAAAACCCGAAGCCCATGAAGATCTTCACGGGCAAATCGCCAAGACACGGATCTACAAGGGTGAACCTATCCGGCCTGAGCGCCTCATTAACACCGACAAGGGGTTCATGTCTGCGCTTTTGCCGAAAGGGAAGCGTGCAATTGCCGTTGCAGTCGAAGCGGAAACCACCGCAGGCGGGTTCATCTTACCTGGTGACAAAGTTGACCTGATCCTGACACGCCGTTCCGACGAGGGAGCGATGAGCGAAACCATTCTCGAAAACATTCGGGTTCTGGCTATCGATACGACCACCGCAGGCGAGCAAGATCAAAAGAACCTTTCACCGAAACGGACTGCGACCCTTGAGCTAACACTTGGGCAGTCGGAGATTGTCGCGCAATCACAACAGGTCGGAACAATAGCGCTGGCACTGCGCAGCGCTCAAGATTCTGCAGATGACGCGGAACCGACGGAAACCCGCCGGGGCGTCAGTTTTGTAAAATACGGCATTACCAGCCAGGCAGGCGTGAAATGA
- a CDS encoding prepilin peptidase produces MIEALVIVFFPMLVAFAGASDLLTMKIGNRVSILLIFGFGLLALALELPLAAWGMHGLGLLVVFFPCFAFFAAGWMGGGDVKLISSIGLWFGFSPLLVEFLFFVAVFGCVLTVSILMVRRYFVVLPEPLTNQDWLLRLHDEKSGIPYGIAIAAAALLMYPMSDWFGYIGH; encoded by the coding sequence ATGATTGAAGCGTTAGTTATTGTATTTTTTCCGATGCTGGTTGCATTTGCCGGCGCGTCAGACCTTCTGACAATGAAAATCGGGAACCGGGTGTCAATCCTGCTCATTTTCGGATTTGGGCTTTTGGCATTGGCGCTTGAGTTGCCTCTGGCGGCTTGGGGGATGCATGGCCTCGGGCTTCTCGTTGTCTTTTTTCCATGTTTCGCCTTTTTTGCTGCCGGTTGGATGGGTGGCGGAGATGTGAAGCTCATTAGTTCGATAGGGCTGTGGTTCGGATTTTCGCCGTTGCTTGTCGAGTTCTTGTTTTTTGTTGCGGTTTTCGGCTGCGTTCTGACGGTCTCCATATTGATGGTGAGACGGTATTTTGTCGTGTTGCCTGAACCGTTGACGAACCAGGACTGGTTGCTCCGCTTGCATGACGAAAAGAGCGGTATTCCCTATGGGATCGCAATTGCTGCCGCGGCATTGCTTATGTATCCGATGTCCGATTGGTTCGGTTACATCGGACATTGA
- a CDS encoding Flp family type IVb pilin, giving the protein MKSLISRFVKDESGATAIEYGLIAGLLSVVIIGILTTMSGSLTGIFTTINTALSSGAATAGG; this is encoded by the coding sequence ATGAAATCTCTTATCTCCCGTTTCGTAAAAGACGAATCCGGTGCAACCGCGATCGAATATGGTTTGATTGCTGGTCTGCTGTCTGTGGTTATTATTGGTATTCTGACTACAATGAGCGGTAGCCTGACAGGTATCTTTACTACCATCAACACCGCACTGTCTTCCGGCGCAGCTACTGCCGGCGGTTAA
- a CDS encoding pilus assembly protein N-terminal domain-containing protein: protein MRRNLIRLAFVLLSGTFATTAVADDGPVLVTVDRAKIFRVEDGASAVIVGNPFIADVSMFDQNTVVITGKSYGTTNLVILDQDNKPIVDEIVTVRASEDGVVSVYRNAARATLSCSPECEPTLRLGDAAESFEMMATQAESRNKMAEDAATGG from the coding sequence ATGCGCAGAAACCTGATCAGACTTGCCTTTGTGCTTTTGAGCGGAACGTTTGCAACGACGGCCGTTGCTGATGACGGCCCTGTGCTGGTTACGGTTGACCGCGCTAAGATTTTCCGGGTCGAAGACGGAGCCTCAGCAGTGATTGTTGGCAATCCATTTATCGCAGATGTTTCGATGTTCGATCAGAACACCGTCGTCATCACCGGAAAGAGCTACGGGACAACCAATCTGGTCATCCTGGATCAAGACAACAAACCAATCGTCGATGAAATCGTTACTGTACGGGCGTCGGAAGACGGTGTGGTGTCCGTGTACAGAAACGCAGCACGAGCGACCTTGTCATGCAGCCCTGAATGCGAGCCAACATTACGGCTTGGCGATGCAGCAGAGTCTTTTGAAATGATGGCGACCCAAGCAGAGTCTCGAAACAAAATGGCTGAAGATGCAGCAACCGGCGGATAG
- a CDS encoding TadE/TadG family type IV pilus assembly protein, which produces MQVDTFHRMRNSPARIWLRRRLRSFARDKDGVTAIEFAFVALPFFTVVFGILELGLAFLVNRMVDNAVIEASRLIRTGQATSSSFSANDFADQVCNALPGFLCQSDRIRVNVSKANDFTNITSLDSLYDSEGNIVDDNAYASSNESEIVVVNVVYRWPMFSSFMNLSALDHGSERHLSSTMVFRNEPWS; this is translated from the coding sequence ATGCAGGTAGATACGTTCCATCGAATGAGAAACAGTCCGGCCCGCATTTGGTTGCGGCGCAGATTGCGTTCGTTCGCACGGGACAAAGATGGCGTGACAGCAATTGAATTTGCATTCGTCGCGCTGCCATTTTTTACCGTAGTTTTTGGAATTCTTGAGTTGGGATTGGCTTTTCTCGTCAATCGCATGGTGGACAACGCGGTGATTGAAGCTTCGCGCTTGATCCGCACCGGCCAAGCCACAAGTTCAAGCTTTTCTGCTAACGATTTTGCCGATCAAGTCTGCAACGCATTGCCCGGTTTTTTGTGTCAATCCGACCGGATACGGGTGAACGTGAGCAAAGCGAACGACTTCACCAACATCACATCTTTGGATTCGCTCTATGACAGCGAAGGAAACATCGTCGATGACAATGCCTATGCATCGTCGAACGAAAGTGAAATCGTCGTCGTAAATGTGGTCTACAGGTGGCCGATGTTCTCATCCTTTATGAACCTCAGTGCATTAGATCACGGCTCAGAACGTCACTTATCCTCAACCATGGTGTTTCGAAATGAACCGTGGTCTTAA
- a CDS encoding TadE/TadG family type IV pilus assembly protein, translating to MNRGLKILRSFGGRSQNLPAALFRFCADKRGVSAIEFAMILPFMLVLLLGMAEVTDALNQDRKVSRMANAITDLVAQAETVTTGELDNVLALGATILQPYSTTNLNITIASVSFDEDGDASVDWSYDDAGNTPWPSGSPPPITLPGTVAAANTSIVLGQATLGYTPPFAGVLNQYFSRSSSITLSDTYYLRPRLTGQVPCSNC from the coding sequence ATGAACCGTGGTCTTAAAATCTTGCGGTCTTTTGGCGGCCGCAGCCAAAATCTTCCCGCTGCCCTTTTCCGCTTTTGTGCGGACAAGCGCGGTGTGTCGGCCATTGAATTTGCAATGATTCTACCGTTTATGTTGGTCCTGTTGCTTGGCATGGCTGAAGTTACGGACGCGCTTAATCAGGATAGAAAAGTCAGTCGGATGGCCAACGCCATTACCGACCTTGTGGCGCAGGCCGAAACTGTCACGACCGGTGAGCTCGACAATGTTCTGGCCCTTGGCGCAACCATTTTGCAACCCTACTCGACCACGAATTTGAACATTACGATCGCGAGCGTTTCCTTTGATGAAGACGGCGATGCCAGTGTCGACTGGAGCTATGACGACGCAGGAAACACCCCTTGGCCGTCTGGTTCCCCACCGCCAATAACGCTCCCCGGCACAGTCGCTGCCGCAAATACTTCAATTGTTTTGGGCCAAGCCACACTTGGTTATACGCCGCCATTTGCGGGCGTACTCAACCAGTATTTTTCAAGATCTTCCTCCATCACGCTCAGCGACACATACTATCTGCGCCCCCGGCTGACCGGCCAAGTGCCCTGCAGCAACTGCTAA
- a CDS encoding bifunctional enoyl-CoA hydratase/phosphate acetyltransferase, which yields MATNRTYDQIKVGDTAEIVRECSSNDLLVFAHASGNRNPIHLPDTDWTGDGVVDKPVAPAMWVGGLASAVLGNILPGPGTMYKAQSFRFLGRAAVGDQLIVRVTVTEKKPDNILIMDMAVLRQDGLRLVEGVAEVIAPTETIEFDSSDIPALLVQRHRHFNRMIELAKSLPALTTAVVAPDDPNSLEGALVAAREGLIHPILIGAKSRIESAAQELNENLTGYELIDIEDESEAAGRAVQMVHEGTVKAVMKGHLHTDHLLQHVVKKDGGLRTKRRISHVFVMDIPGRKTPVLISDAAINISPDLNTKVDITQNAIDAARSLGLQSPRVGVLSAIETVNPAIPSSLDAAVLSKMAERGQIKGGIVDGPLAMDNAIDVQAARSKGITSLVAGRAEVLIVPNLESGNMLAKELTFIAHAEAAGLVIGAKVPVMLTSRADDSRARLASCALALLYTHWQTNEVPVGILDRDGE from the coding sequence ATGGCTACGAACCGGACTTATGACCAAATCAAGGTTGGAGACACCGCGGAAATCGTCCGGGAGTGTTCCTCCAATGATCTGCTCGTCTTTGCGCACGCATCCGGCAACCGCAATCCGATCCATTTGCCCGATACCGATTGGACCGGCGACGGCGTAGTCGACAAACCGGTCGCGCCCGCCATGTGGGTCGGGGGACTGGCCTCCGCGGTTCTCGGCAACATCCTTCCCGGTCCGGGTACGATGTACAAAGCTCAGTCCTTCCGGTTCCTCGGACGGGCGGCCGTTGGTGACCAACTGATAGTCCGGGTGACCGTCACAGAAAAGAAACCGGACAACATTCTGATCATGGATATGGCGGTCCTGCGCCAGGACGGTTTGCGGCTGGTTGAAGGCGTGGCGGAAGTCATCGCACCAACGGAAACAATCGAGTTTGATTCCAGCGACATCCCGGCCCTTCTGGTCCAGCGGCACCGCCACTTCAACCGCATGATTGAGTTGGCTAAGTCCCTTCCGGCATTAACAACGGCTGTGGTGGCCCCTGATGACCCAAATTCATTGGAAGGCGCGCTGGTTGCGGCCCGGGAAGGCCTAATTCATCCGATCCTGATTGGCGCAAAATCCCGCATTGAAAGTGCAGCTCAAGAGTTAAACGAGAACCTGACCGGGTATGAACTGATCGACATTGAGGATGAATCGGAAGCGGCCGGCCGGGCCGTTCAAATGGTTCACGAAGGAACAGTCAAAGCGGTTATGAAAGGTCACCTTCATACCGACCATTTGCTGCAGCATGTGGTGAAAAAGGATGGTGGCCTCAGAACCAAACGCCGGATTAGCCATGTGTTTGTCATGGACATCCCTGGCCGAAAAACCCCGGTTCTCATTTCGGATGCCGCGATAAATATCTCGCCGGACCTGAACACCAAGGTCGATATCACCCAAAATGCCATCGATGCGGCCCGGTCTCTTGGACTTCAGTCACCAAGGGTGGGCGTATTGTCGGCTATTGAAACCGTCAATCCTGCGATTCCATCGAGCCTGGATGCCGCAGTACTTTCGAAAATGGCAGAACGGGGTCAGATAAAGGGCGGTATCGTTGATGGTCCGCTGGCCATGGACAACGCCATTGATGTGCAGGCAGCCCGGTCCAAGGGCATCACATCCCTCGTTGCCGGACGCGCGGAAGTCCTGATCGTTCCCAATTTGGAGTCCGGCAATATGCTGGCTAAGGAACTGACCTTCATTGCCCACGCGGAAGCTGCAGGACTGGTTATTGGGGCTAAAGTGCCAGTCATGCTGACCAGCCGGGCAGATGACAGCCGGGCCCGCCTTGCCTCTTGCGCCCTGGCTCTCCTTTACACCCATTGGCAAACCAACGAGGTCCCCGTCGGCATTCTGGATCGTGATGGGGAGTGA
- a CDS encoding acetate/propionate family kinase produces MVPVILVLNSGSSSIKFSLYQDEAEQIAGQISGLGAEPRLDLLSRISGKTIDRALNSSEARSHNTALQALLPVIDEELGGRPVTAVGHRVVHGGTDHDLPLKITDEIMDELRALEPLAPLHQPHNLAGIEAARATFPEAIQTACFDTAFHRKHPWVNDTFALPRSLYDEGVRRYGFHGLSYEYICEHLKQNDPTAYSGRVIVAHLGNGASMCAIHGGQSIGSTMGFTALDGLPMGTRCGQLDPGVVLYLLTTKGMSPNDVSDLLYKQSGLKGLSGVSQDMRTLTQSDDPRAREAIDYYVFRIRRELGAMAAVLGGIDTIVFTGGIGENSALIRRRVCDSQEWLGFEIDPELNEAGALRISTEKSKISAMVIPTNEEEMIRRHTSALLSAETTPA; encoded by the coding sequence ATGGTACCGGTAATTCTGGTCCTGAACTCAGGATCGTCTTCGATAAAGTTTTCGCTGTATCAGGACGAGGCCGAACAAATTGCAGGGCAAATTTCCGGGCTCGGTGCCGAACCGCGCCTCGACCTTTTGTCCCGAATTTCCGGAAAGACAATTGATCGGGCACTAAACTCTAGCGAAGCGCGGTCCCACAACACTGCTCTTCAGGCGTTATTGCCTGTCATTGATGAAGAGCTTGGCGGAAGACCGGTCACAGCGGTCGGACATCGGGTGGTCCATGGCGGCACGGATCACGATCTCCCTTTAAAGATCACTGACGAAATTATGGACGAGTTGCGTGCACTCGAACCGCTGGCGCCGCTCCATCAGCCACACAATCTCGCAGGAATTGAAGCCGCACGCGCGACCTTTCCCGAAGCCATCCAAACGGCTTGTTTCGACACAGCTTTTCACCGCAAACATCCATGGGTCAACGACACCTTCGCCCTGCCCCGCTCACTCTATGATGAAGGGGTTCGCAGGTACGGGTTTCATGGATTGTCCTATGAATACATCTGCGAGCACCTGAAGCAGAACGATCCGACGGCCTATAGTGGCCGTGTCATCGTTGCGCATCTGGGAAATGGCGCGTCCATGTGCGCCATCCACGGCGGGCAAAGCATCGGATCAACGATGGGGTTTACGGCCCTTGATGGGCTACCGATGGGCACGCGGTGCGGCCAGCTGGACCCTGGTGTTGTCCTCTATCTGCTCACGACAAAGGGCATGAGCCCGAATGACGTCTCAGACCTTCTTTATAAACAATCAGGTTTGAAAGGGTTGTCCGGTGTCAGTCAGGATATGCGCACACTCACCCAGAGTGACGATCCAAGAGCAAGAGAAGCGATCGACTATTATGTCTTCCGCATCCGCCGTGAGTTGGGCGCTATGGCCGCCGTTTTGGGAGGCATTGATACGATTGTCTTTACAGGTGGGATTGGCGAAAACTCTGCGCTCATCCGCCGGCGGGTTTGCGACAGTCAGGAATGGCTCGGTTTCGAGATCGATCCAGAGCTGAACGAAGCCGGAGCGCTGAGAATCTCAACGGAAAAGTCAAAGATCTCCGCGATGGTGATCCCGACAAACGAAGAAGAAATGATCCGCCGGCATACGTCTGCGTTGCTGTCGGCTGAGACGACACCGGCCTGA
- a CDS encoding PhnD/SsuA/transferrin family substrate-binding protein produces the protein MKKLFLLLVLVVGFVFPQSVIAAQGGQVQPDRLRLGVVVAADDTARDRVEPFRQALEDIADLPVDLFLMQTMADGIEALASGKIDYIRLSPSGYAATFQLCECVEPLVTAGPDDFPARFYAIMIGRRGETPANLENLRHQRLAVGGKHAVAGYRVPVANLAADGIDVREYFDALVEVRNPVEGIRAILDGRVQASLGWSSLAGEAKNGFTSGTLNDYYLSGGSGFEDLEIIWRSPPIPYSAHTIRSDLPDVLKRTVRAGLMDLRREQPAAYLAIEPDLPGGFEPVGHADYRPVLRTYEIPSSGGGTAGVQ, from the coding sequence ATGAAAAAGCTATTTTTGCTTTTGGTGTTGGTTGTGGGTTTCGTATTTCCTCAATCAGTCATAGCCGCGCAAGGTGGCCAAGTTCAACCCGATCGATTGCGTTTAGGCGTGGTGGTTGCCGCAGATGACACAGCGCGTGATCGGGTTGAACCTTTCCGCCAGGCGCTGGAGGACATTGCCGATCTTCCGGTAGATCTCTTTTTGATGCAGACCATGGCCGATGGAATTGAAGCACTGGCGTCCGGCAAGATCGATTACATCCGTTTGTCGCCATCTGGTTATGCGGCCACTTTTCAATTGTGTGAATGTGTTGAGCCTTTGGTGACTGCCGGGCCGGATGATTTTCCAGCACGATTTTACGCCATCATGATTGGCAGGCGCGGCGAAACGCCCGCAAATCTTGAGAATTTGCGGCATCAACGGCTTGCAGTCGGGGGCAAACATGCGGTGGCGGGATACCGGGTTCCTGTCGCAAATCTTGCAGCAGACGGCATTGATGTGCGGGAGTATTTTGACGCACTGGTGGAAGTTCGCAATCCGGTAGAAGGCATTCGTGCCATTCTAGATGGCCGGGTTCAGGCGTCCCTTGGTTGGTCATCCCTGGCCGGGGAAGCGAAAAACGGTTTCACGTCCGGAACTTTAAATGACTATTATTTGTCCGGTGGCAGCGGATTTGAAGATCTGGAAATCATCTGGCGGTCACCGCCAATCCCATACTCCGCACACACCATCCGCTCGGACTTGCCTGATGTGCTGAAGCGGACCGTACGTGCTGGGCTGATGGACCTTAGGCGCGAACAACCGGCAGCTTACCTTGCGATCGAACCAGATTTGCCGGGTGGTTTTGAGCCGGTTGGACACGCCGACTATCGTCCCGTGTTGAGAACTTATGAGATTCCATCTTCCGGAGGGGGCACTGCAGGCGTCCAATAA
- a CDS encoding HAD family phosphatase has protein sequence MSQSITHVVFDIGNVLIEWNPEYLYCDLIPDNEERQKFLDTVCTPDWNLQQDLGRSWDEAIELLSAQHPDKVELIHAYSERWHDMVPGEVSGTPALLAELKEKGVPLYAITNFSSEKFVEAQDRFSFLKSSFLDIVVSAEERLLKPDPQIYKVLFERNKLDPANCIFIDDSLANVAAARALGMAGHHFTSAHILEKELTDLGLLVR, from the coding sequence ATGAGCCAATCAATTACCCACGTCGTCTTCGATATAGGAAATGTCCTGATTGAATGGAATCCGGAATATCTCTACTGCGACCTTATACCGGATAATGAAGAACGGCAGAAATTCCTCGACACCGTCTGCACGCCGGATTGGAATTTGCAACAAGACCTGGGGCGGTCCTGGGATGAAGCAATCGAGCTGCTGTCAGCGCAACATCCGGACAAAGTCGAGCTGATCCACGCATACTCCGAACGCTGGCATGACATGGTGCCCGGCGAGGTATCTGGAACGCCAGCTTTGCTCGCTGAACTGAAGGAGAAAGGTGTCCCGCTTTATGCAATAACCAATTTCTCGTCCGAAAAGTTTGTAGAAGCGCAAGATCGGTTTTCATTTCTGAAATCCAGCTTTCTCGACATCGTAGTCTCAGCCGAGGAACGTTTGCTCAAACCAGATCCACAAATCTATAAAGTGCTGTTTGAGCGGAACAAACTTGATCCCGCGAATTGTATCTTTATCGACGATTCCCTGGCGAATGTTGCAGCCGCACGGGCGCTCGGGATGGCCGGACATCATTTCACGAGCGCTCATATCCTTGAAAAGGAGCTGACAGACCTTGGCTTGCTCGTGCGTTAA
- a CDS encoding histone deacetylase family protein encodes MKTVFSSTQLAHAPKQEISDGSLQPAVETPSRAEMVLSAVKERGVGDVIEPMEFPIRPIHRVHSPEYVSFLETFWSMWTAIGRTSEAFPFVWPIRSLRQDTQVEHVDGLLGRYSMDAGTPLGEHTFRAAHASAASALTAAKLIQDGEKSAFALCRPPGHHAGHDFFGGYCFFNNAAIAAQYLRDYGLHRVAILDVDYHHGNGTQALFYDRPDVLFLSLHADPKQEYPYFLGYADETGEHAGTGFTRNWPLPLGTDWDTYITALDEACRWLLVYKPEALIVSLGLDCYENDPISGFKFKSEDYIRLGQRLARVGVPTIFLLEGGYAVDALGTNCVNVLEGFAG; translated from the coding sequence GTGAAGACGGTATTTTCATCTACCCAGCTTGCCCATGCGCCGAAACAGGAGATTTCTGATGGCAGTCTCCAGCCGGCGGTCGAAACCCCAAGCCGGGCGGAAATGGTCTTATCCGCTGTCAAAGAGCGCGGTGTCGGGGATGTAATTGAGCCGATGGAATTTCCGATCCGGCCGATTCACCGGGTGCACTCCCCTGAATATGTCTCCTTCCTTGAGACGTTTTGGTCCATGTGGACGGCAATTGGACGGACGTCGGAAGCATTTCCGTTTGTTTGGCCAATCCGAAGTCTGCGCCAAGACACTCAGGTGGAACATGTGGATGGGCTGTTGGGCCGGTATTCCATGGATGCTGGCACACCACTCGGCGAACACACTTTCCGGGCGGCGCACGCGTCTGCCGCCTCTGCACTAACAGCCGCAAAGCTCATCCAGGACGGAGAAAAGTCTGCCTTTGCTCTTTGCCGTCCGCCAGGACATCATGCCGGTCACGACTTTTTTGGCGGGTATTGCTTTTTCAACAACGCGGCGATCGCAGCCCAGTACTTGAGGGACTATGGTCTTCACCGGGTGGCGATCCTGGATGTCGATTATCATCATGGGAACGGCACTCAGGCGCTGTTCTATGACCGGCCCGACGTTCTATTCCTTTCCCTGCATGCAGACCCCAAACAGGAATATCCCTATTTCCTGGGATATGCAGATGAAACGGGCGAACATGCCGGAACCGGATTTACACGGAACTGGCCGCTGCCGCTCGGAACTGACTGGGACACCTATATCACTGCGCTGGATGAGGCTTGCCGGTGGCTACTGGTTTACAAACCGGAAGCCTTGATCGTGTCTTTGGGGTTGGATTGTTATGAAAACGATCCGATCTCGGGTTTTAAGTTCAAATCCGAAGATTACATTCGTCTTGGCCAAAGGCTTGCGCGGGTTGGGGTTCCAACAATATTCCTTTTGGAAGGCGGCTATGCAGTGGACGCACTTGGAACCAATTGTGTCAATGTTTTAGAGGGCTTCGCCGGTTAA